A DNA window from Castanea sativa cultivar Marrone di Chiusa Pesio chromosome 7, ASM4071231v1 contains the following coding sequences:
- the LOC142644109 gene encoding uncharacterized protein LOC142644109 has product MPRTAIKGQILADFVAEFTEGQINQEDTMVIVMTIGLENVTPWEVYTDGASNRKGAGVGVVLIFPEKLVIEKSLRLGFSATNNKAEYEALLVDTQMAKHLGGRIVRLYCDSKLVVGQVNGAFEEKDERMKSYLKRVKGVLSLFESFQVQQVARGQNAHADSLAMLVTSLGSKLPRMVTVEDLLTFSLTSVSAVRVHNIHMGLSWMDPIIAFLQQGVLPEDGTMAEKVRRSAPRYWLSEEQKLYRRSYAGPYLLCVHPEAVEPLLEESHEGMCGSHTGGRSLAHRAMTQGYWWPSMQRTSQEYAKKCDQCQRFAPNIHQPGGMRIINGYSTLAYPQGNGTAEATNKVILAGLKKRLDDAKGCWVEELPHVLWAYRTTPRRSTGETPFSMTYGMEAIIPLESGFPTLKSDQYDDASNRDRMYDCLNTIKERREIASVKIGSYQQKLKQTYDKGVRSRPLVPSDLVLRKVVGAARNPAWGKLGPNWEGPSSAKSLLIISSTGRAVGEGFFVVGASDGSEAGRGAAGSLVGTGGAGAKRNAEG; this is encoded by the exons ATGCCTCGGACAGCGATTAAAGGGCAAATCCTTGCCGATTTCGTGGCCGAGTTCACAGAAGGTCAGATTAACCAAGAGGATACCATGGTGATAGTGATGACCATTGGTCTGGAAAACGTCACTCCTTGGGAAGTCTATACGGATGGGGCGTCAAATCGAAAGGGAGCTGGGGTTGGGGTCGTGTTAATTTTTCCCGAAAAGTTAGTcattgaaaaatcattgaggCTGGGATTCTCAGCCACCAATAATAAGGCTGAATATGAAGCTCTCTTGGTAGACACCCAAATGGCTAAACACTTGGGAGGAAGGATAGTAAGATTGTATTGTGATTCCAAACTAGTGGTAGGGCAAGTTAATGGAGCGTTTGAGGAAAAAGATGAGCGAATGAAGAGCTATCTCAAAAGAGTCAAAGGGGTGTTAAGTTTGTTTGAAAGCTTCCAAGTACAACAAGTCGCAAGGGGACAAAACGCTCATGCTGATTCATTAGCAATGTTGGTCACATCACTAGGCTCAAAATTACCACGTATGGTCACAGTGGAGGATTTACTGACCTTTAGCTTGACAAGTGTCTCGGCGGTACGGGTTCACAATATTCATATGGGCCTAAGCTGGATGGATCCAATTATAGCTTTCTTGCAGCAAGGTGTATTACCTGAAGATGGAACAATGGCCGAGAAGGTACGAAGAAGTGCTCCCCGTTACTGGCTGTCAGAGGAGCAGAAGCTCTATAGGCGTTCCTATGCAGGGCCGTACCTGCTCTGCGTACATCCTGAAGCTGTGGAACCTTTGTTGGAAGAATCGCATGAAGGGATGTGTGGGAGCCATACTGGAGGAAGATCATTAGCTCACAGAGCCATgactcaagggtattggtggccgagCATGCAGAGAACCTCTCAAGAGTATGCcaagaaatgtgatcagtgtcaaaGATTTGcaccaaacattcatcaaccaggag GAATGAGAATAATAAATGGATATTCAACACtggcttatcctcaaggaaatggtaCGGCTGAAGCAACGAACAAAGTCATCTTGGCGGGGTTGAAAAAACGATTGGATGACGCTAAAGGATGCTGGGTAGAGGAATTGCCTCATGTATTATGGGCTTATCGCACTACACCCCGAAGATCGACAGGcgagacacccttttcaatgacgtatGGTATGGAGGCTATAATACCATTAGAATcgggttttcccaccctgaaatCCGACCAGTATGACGATGCGAGCAATCGTGATAGGATGTATGATTGTTTGAATACCATTaaggaaagaagagaaatagCCAGTGTGAAGATAGGCAGCTATCAGCAGAAACTCAAACAGACATACGACAAGGGAGTTAGGTCTAGGCCCTTGGTACCAAGTGATTTGGTACTGAGAAAAGTAGTTGGGGCAGCAAGAAATCCTGCTTGGGGAAAgttgggacctaattgggagGGGCC cTCTTCAGCCAAGTCACTTTTAATTATTTCTTCCACGGGCAGGGCTGTAGGAGAagggttttttgttgttggcgCATCAGACGGGTCAGAAGCAGGGAGGGGCGCAGCTGGTTCACTTGTTGGCACGGGGGGAGCAGGAGCTAAGCGTAATGCCGAAGGATAG
- the LOC142644110 gene encoding putative UDP-rhamnose:rhamnosyltransferase 1, which produces MASKQCHIMVFPWLAFGHMIPFLESSKKLAEKGIGISFISTPRNIQRLPSIPPNLADNIKFVQLPLPSVHGLPENCEASIDLQKGKIQYLKKACDMFQAPFEKLVHKDPPDLVLFDFIQYWVPETAAKFGVPSVFFSAYSASTLCFLGQPDELQFFQKRNKIEDFAVPSKWLPFPSMVSQSPDQAAQMFRKLKFPDISEGKILGTNPNISGMSSGQRWAATLEGCDYVVVRSCMESEGAFLGCLEELYQKPILPVGLLPLSPVKNIDSHIDPNWCSTFHWLDKQGPKSVVFVGFGSEYKMPIEQVHELAYGVKLSEIPFIWILRKPDGVSSSELLPDGFLARISN; this is translated from the exons ATGGCTTCTAAACAGTGCCACATTATGGTGTTCCCATGGCTGGCATTTGGCCATATGATACCATTTCTTGAGTCGTCCAAAAAGTTGGCAGAAAAGGGTATTGGAATTTCCTTCATTTCCACCCCAAGAAACATTCAGAGGTTGCCTTCTATACCTCCAAATTTAGCAGACAACATAAAGTTTGTGCAGCTTCCACTGCCATCAGTTCATGGCCTACCAGAAAATTGTGAGGCCAGCATTGacttgcaaaaaggaaaaattcagTATCTGAAGAAGGCTTGTGATATGTTTCAGGCACCATTTGAAAAGCTAGTGCATAAGGATCCCCCAGACTTAGTTCTCTTTGATTTCATCCAATATTGGGTCCCAGAAACTGCTGCTAAATTTGGTGTGCCTTCTGTCTTTTTTAGTGCTTATTCTGCTTCTACACTTTGCTTCTTAGGGCAACCTGATGAACTACAATTCTTCCAAAAACGTAATAAAATTGAAGATTTCGCGGTACCATCAAAATGGTTGCCTTTCCCTTCTATGGTCTCACAGAGCCCTGACCAAGCAGCACAAATGTTTCGAAAGTTGAAGTTTCCTGACAtttctgaaggaaaaattctg ggcactaatcctaacatttcTGGCATGTCAAGTGGCCAACGCTGGGCTGCAACTCTGGAGGGATGTGACTATGTTGTAGTAAGAAGTTGTATGGAGTCTGAAGGAGCATTTCTAGGATGCCTTGAAGAACTCTACCAAAAGCCAATTTTACCTGTTGGATTACTCCCCCTAAGTCCTGTAAAGAACATTGACAGTCACATTGACCCAAATTGGTGTAGTACTTTCCACTGGCTAGACAAACAAGGACCAAAGTCTGTGGTTTTTGTAGGATTTGGGAGTGAGTACAAGATGCCTATTGAACAAGTCCACGAATTGGCCTACGGGGTTAAGTTGTCTGAGATTCCTTTTATATGGATTCTGAGAAAGCCAGATGGAGTAAGTAGCTCAGAACTATTGCCTGATGGGTTTCTGGCTAGAATCTCTAACTGA